The following is a genomic window from Balneolaceae bacterium.
TCATTTTGCCGATTTACGTGCAAAGTCTAAAAACATAAATTTACTAACATTATATGTTCGAACAACGAAATAGATTTCAGACGGCATTTGAAGATAAAAATGAAGGTTTCGATGATTTTGAACAGGCTATTCCTCTGATGAGTGAAGAAGAGGAAAAGAAACTGACTGAATCAGAAATACCGGATGCTCTTCCAATTCTGCCTCTTAAAAATACTGTTTTATTTCCCGGTGTAGTCGTCCCAATTACTGTAGGGCGAGACCGGTCCCTGGCCCTTGTGAAAGAGGCGTATGAAAATGACAAGACGATTGGTGTTGTAGCCCAAAAAGATGAATCCGTTGAAGACCCTGATCCACAAGATCTCTATAAACTGGGAACTGTTGCGCAGATTCTTAAACTGATTAAGATGCCCGATGGCAGCAAGAGTATTGTAATCCAGGGGAAAAGCACATTTGAAATTGAGCAATTCACACAATCAGATCCATTTTTTAAGGCTGATGTGAAGCCGGTAAAACAGAATATGGATCTTAGCGGTATTGAACGGGATGCTTCTATGCGTTCGGTAAAAGAGACCGCGTCCAAGATTGTAAACTTGTCTCCCAATATTCCGTCTGAGGCTTCAATTGCCATCAATAACATCTCCAGCCCAACATTTTTATTGAACTTCATCTCTTCAAATCTGCAGGTATCTCTTGCTGAAAAACAGGACCTGCTGGAGATCACAGATTTTTCTGAAAGACTCGATAAAGTGATGGAGCACCTGAACAAAGAGCTGCAGGTCTTGAATTTAAGCGAAGAGATTCGTTCAAAAGTAAAAACAGATATCGATGATCAACAGCGGGATTTTTATCTTCGCCAGCAGATGAAAGCGATCCAGGAAGCGTTGGGTGAAGACAGTGAACAACAAGATGTTACCCAACTCCGCAATCGCCTTGAGGCCAAAAAAAACATACCTGATGAAGTTGTAGAAGAGGCAGAAAAAGAGATTCAACGTCTCGAAATGACGCCAAATTCATCTCCCAATTATGGAATTATTCACAGTTATGTTGAGTGGATACTGGATCTTCCCTGGGGTGATTATTCCGATGACAAACTGGATCTTAAACGAGCCAAGAAAATTCTCGATGAAGATCACTATGGACTTGAAAAAGTTAAAAAGCGAATCATCGAATACCTGGCTGTACTGAAGCTAAAAGAAGATATGAAAGCGCCCATTCTCTGCTTCTATGGCCCTCCAGGTGTTGGTAAAACATCATTAGGTAAATCCATTGCGCGTGCTATGGATCGGGAATTTGAACGATTTAGCCTTGGCGGTATTCATGATGAGGCGGAAATTCGGGGTCACCGGCGCACCTATATTGGCGCACTTCCGGGCCGAATTCTTCGTGCCATGAAGAAAGCCGGAAAAGGAAATCCGGTGATGATGCTGGATGAGATCGACAAAGTTGGTTCCGATTTTCGGGGTGATCCAACCTCTGCCCTGCTTGAAGTTCTTGACCCTGAGCAAAATGATTCGTTCACAGACAACTATCTTGAATTGGAATATGATCTCTCGAAGGTGATGTTCATTGCCACGGCTAACTCTCTCGATACTATTCCTGCACCTCTCAGAGACAGGATGGAGATCATCAATATCAGCGGATATACGCAG
Proteins encoded in this region:
- the lon gene encoding endopeptidase La; protein product: MFEQRNRFQTAFEDKNEGFDDFEQAIPLMSEEEEKKLTESEIPDALPILPLKNTVLFPGVVVPITVGRDRSLALVKEAYENDKTIGVVAQKDESVEDPDPQDLYKLGTVAQILKLIKMPDGSKSIVIQGKSTFEIEQFTQSDPFFKADVKPVKQNMDLSGIERDASMRSVKETASKIVNLSPNIPSEASIAINNISSPTFLLNFISSNLQVSLAEKQDLLEITDFSERLDKVMEHLNKELQVLNLSEEIRSKVKTDIDDQQRDFYLRQQMKAIQEALGEDSEQQDVTQLRNRLEAKKNIPDEVVEEAEKEIQRLEMTPNSSPNYGIIHSYVEWILDLPWGDYSDDKLDLKRAKKILDEDHYGLEKVKKRIIEYLAVLKLKEDMKAPILCFYGPPGVGKTSLGKSIARAMDREFERFSLGGIHDEAEIRGHRRTYIGALPGRILRAMKKAGKGNPVMMLDEIDKVGSDFRGDPTSALLEVLDPEQNDSFTDNYLELEYDLSKVMFIATANSLDTIPAPLRDRMEIINISGYTQEEKIEIARKYLIPKQIEENGLTKDRIKISKAAINRIIDEYTRESGVRNLERRIGAVCRNVAAQIAREDIEKKSVGVNDIEDILGKQKFFSEVAERTTVPGVATGLAWTPYGGDILFIEASVSKGSGKLHITGQLGDVMKESAMLALSYLKAHSGRLNIPEDAFKYWDLHIHVPKGAVPKDGPSAGVSIFSAISSIFTQRKVKGTLAMTGEITLRGLVLPVGGIKEKVLAAKRSGIEKVLLPKKNEKDVDEIESEVLGDLEIQYLERMDPLLDIVLDDEPVSDPHERFKVSEKHKSQNGSAGKTKDTSTESLVME